The following nucleotide sequence is from Salvia miltiorrhiza cultivar Shanhuang (shh) chromosome 7, IMPLAD_Smil_shh, whole genome shotgun sequence.
CGTCGCACGACCAGCCTTGGAGGCGTATGGCACGATAAACGACGACTCCGGCGATGGCTCCGAGCGTCGGGGCTATAAGATATACCCACAAGTTGTCGAATGTCCGTGAAACAAGTGCTGGTCCTAGTGATCTTGCTGGATTCATCGATCCTCCTGAAACAGGCCTATTTGTTGtgtagtaaaataaaataaaataaaaattagttcgAATTTTGaactcataaataattaattaagtgaatcgtgaaaattaattatatgtatttttttttaaatgaattcaTTTCTTCTGACCGAACTGGACCGTAGGTTTCACCGAAATAACCAAATTgaactttatatatattttttcaaatttctcAATTTAGACCCAAAAAAATCTAACCTAAAAATTATATAGTACTACAAACCTAATTATTCACCAGAAACTAAACATTGCAACCTAAAAATAAAGTGCCAATCATCACTATTAGCctcataaaaaataacataaaattagTGAAAATAGCTAGCCGGTAAATTACCAAACTttgaaaattcttatttttttttcatcgcAAAAAATTACTGTTGTAAATTGTTATATCTTTAATTGATTCTAATTTCGCAACTAAAATTGGTTTATTCCCAAATTGATATGACATGACCATTTGAAAATCCGAGGTGGGCAAAATTCAGGCAGCCATGTCAGCATCAATTTGGAGTAAATCGACTTCGGTCgccaaaatcaaaatttgtttTATCTTTTAGTAGtattgtgaaaatattttcgagcattttctcatcttttcatctttaGTAAACATATGATTAAAAACGAGAATaagataatattttcttatctatcattttccaatgaaaacTTTATAACCAAAACAAATGCATcctaataatttataaatatatagaatattttttgaGGGTTAAGAGTTAAAGATGTTATACCCTGAGATGAGCACTCCCAAACATATAGCCCCTCCAGCAATAAATCCAGACACACATTTAATCTGCAAAATATCACATTTTGGTGTTAATGCAAGCGTTTGATGATGAAGTAATCAAAAATCAGAAATGTGGTTGATCTCACAGATTGCAGTTGGTTGAACAATGAGGTGGTCATGAAGAGCACGATGAACGTGGCAACGAGCTCGACCAAGAAAGCGTTGATCCAACCGTTATTGAGCGGCGTCGTCAGCATCATCTCCGGCTTGATGCCGTAAACGAACTGCCCCGCGTACGTCGCCAGAACAGAGCCCCCTACTTGTGCAGCAATGTACAGAGGAAcctttaaaaagaaaagaaaatgagatgATTAATTAAGGTTAGATTTCGCTGTGTTGTGGTCTCGATGGACGTACAGGTCGTGTTCGTGTCTGACCTTGGACCAAGGAAAAGGGCCGGCCGCCGCGAAGGCGATGGTGACGGCCGGGTTGATATGGGCCCCGGATATGGGGCCTATCGAGAAAACTAGGACCACCACTGTCAGACCTGCCGTCGCCGCATATTCCATTAGTCCTGTTTGAATCCCCATGGAATGCAGGTTTCCGATTATCCCGCTAATGCAGAACATCAACACGAACGTGCCCACGGCCTCGGCCGCGACCTGCAGTTTGATCGGAGCAAAATATAGCACGAAGGGAgctaaagtaaaaaataaaaataaaaagtgggGGGGCTCGAGCCCCCCCTACCCTGGCTCCTAATGTGGCATGGTATGTGgagcttttttttttccccttacCATTCGGAGAAGGCTAAGATCTATCACATTGTGTTTGTTGAGAATCTCGAAATAGACTTGATCGTGATTGTGATCGTGATCGGGGATCTGAGTGGCTGTCGAGACATCGGTTGGGGACATTTTTATCACGAAGACGGCCTAGAACAGATTGAGCATCTGTATTttttgtgagtgtgtgtgtaagtgtgtgtgtgtgtgttttctttCAAGATTTTGGGAGATGAAGTTTTGGTGTGGATGTTGAGTTTTGATGATTCATGTTTATTAGGCTTTTAACTGAAATGGGAAGAAAGTGCGCCACACAAATGTTGTGTTGCTGCCATAATATAATTTTGCGCTTTAAAAAGTAACTCATGCTTCTCAAATGTCCCATTTAAACAAAACGAACCTCGCAACTCCTATCTAACTGCTTCTTATCTTAACGCCATCTCCAAGTCCATCACGTGCATCGCGCGTGCGTAAATACTTAAAAGATCCGCACGGG
It contains:
- the LOC130991541 gene encoding probable aquaporin NIP7-1 isoform X1; the protein is MSPTDVSTATQIPDHDHNHDQVYFEILNKHNVIDLSLLRMVAAEAVGTFVLMFCISGIIGNLHSMGIQTGLMEYAATAGLTVVVLVFSIGPISGAHINPAVTIAFAAAGPFPWSKVPLYIAAQVGGSVLATYAGQFVYGIKPEMMLTTPLNNGWINAFLVELVATFIVLFMTTSLFNQLQSIKCVSGFIAGGAICLGVLISGPVSGGSMNPARSLGPALVSRTFDNLWVYLIAPTLGAIAGVVVYRAIRLQGWSCDVILSPRIIQATHSSLH
- the LOC130991541 gene encoding probable aquaporin NIP7-1 isoform X2 encodes the protein MSPTDVSTATQIPDHDHNHDQVYFEILNKHNVIDLSLLRMVAAEAVGTFVLMFCISGIIGNLHSMGIQTGLMEYAATAGLTVVVLVFSIGPISGAHINPAVTIAFAAAGPFPWSKVPLYIAAQVGGSVLATYAGQFVYGIKPEMMLTTPLNNGWINAFLVELVATFIVLFMTTSLFNQLQSIKCVSGFIAGGAICLGVLISGRIDESSKITRTSTCFTDIRQLVGISYSPDARSHRRSRRLSCHTPPRLVVRRHSVAADHPSHP